GTGAAACCGTTCTGGGTCTCTTTTATTTCATAGGCTATGCCAACTATGCTATTGTCTTCCGGCTCCCCCCGGTCGACGAACACCGCGGCCAAGATAATAAAAGAGACTGAGATGCACAGCAATGAATACCTGTCAAATATTTTCATACTGTGATTATATTCCCTGTGGATTTTAAGATTGTAATTACAGTTATATTACATTCTCCGAACGCCCCCGCCCCCCTATTTCCAGTGGAACATCTTTTGAATGTCAAAGTTAGATCAGTATATCAAAATTAAGAAGAGGTTTGTTTTCTTTTCAGAAAAATGTACCTATTGCCCAGATAAGTAATATGAATGCGGCTATGCCGAGAATGCAAGCGCCTATGACCAACCATCCTTTCATCTGAATTCTCCTTTTTTAAGTTATATTTTCACCTAATACAATCTACCTATAAATTAACATATACTAAGGTTCCGGAAACTCTCAGAAGAAACTATTATAACAGCCTTCTTTGTATGTAGTAGGGCTTTGGGGGAGAGGATGTAAATGGGGATATTCGACGATTCAAAAAACAAAAGGAACGTTCTCATAAAGGACAGAAGCATCCTTCAGACAACGTACATACCTGATCAGCTTCCCCACAGAGAGAATGAGATAAGCAATATTGTCGATATAATAACCCCTTCACTCTATAAGAACAGACCATCCAACATATTCCTTACGGGGAAGACCGGGACAGGAAAAACGGCAGTTCTGCATTATATCGGAAAAGAATTGAAGAAAGCTGATCCTGAAGAAGAAAATTGCAGTTTTGTCTATGTGAATTGTGAGATCGTTGACAATTCATATGCAATCCTTTTCAATATTTCCAATCAGATAATCAAAGACCAGAATAATAGGATACCTTTCACAGGATGGAGTTTGGATAGGGTCTATGATACAATAATACAATACGTTGATGAACGTAATAAAGTGCTGATAATTGTTTTAGATGAGATAGACAGGGTCCTTCAGAAAAGCGGGGATGATATATTCTATTTCCTGACAACAATGAATGAAGTACTAAAGAATTCAAAGATATCAATAATCGGAGTTACTAACAATACAAAATTCATGGAACTTATATCTCCGAAGATAAAAAGCAGACTTGGGGAAGAGAAAATAGTATTCTCCCCATATAATGCAGAACAGTTACAAGATATTCTTAAAGGAAGGGCCAAACTCGCGTTTGAACCGGGAGTAATGGAGGATGGAGTGATCCCGTATTGCGCAGCGTTATCGGCTCAGGATTCCGGCGACGCAAGAAAAGCATTGGATCTTCTCAGAGTCTCGGCGGAGATCGCTGAAAGAAATGGGGATATATCCATTACGGAAGCTCATGTCAAATCCGCAAGGAACAGAATAGAGATGGATGCTGTGGTGGAAGTGATAAAGACACTCCCCGCTCAGTCAAAGATAGTATTGAGAAGTATAATAGAGAATCATGAAAGAAAGGATACGGCTGTGATAACAGGCGATGTCTATTCTGTCTATAAGGAAATATGTAATATATTGAGCTTCAACACCTTAAAAGAAAAAAGGGTTGCGGATCTTATATCTGAGTTGGATATGCTTGGAATAATACACGCAAGGGTCAAGTCTTTCGGAAGGAACGGAAGGACCAGGGAGATAGAGCTCAACATCAATAAAGAAATTATTGAATTCATAATGAAAGACGAGCTTTTCGAGCCATTGCTGAAACATAAACAGATCAAACAGACCAAGCTATTGTGATGTTATTCATCATCTTCATCTTCCACTGGAAATAGGGGGGCGGGGGCGTATAGTTCTTCGTTCATTTCTTTTCTGTATTTCCAGAAAAATCTGTAATCAAAAAGGAAACTTATACCGATAATAAGGAACAATACAAGCAGAGAGGCGGCGGTGAGGTTGGGTATCGTATTGGGAACCCATCTTTCCAGAGCATCTTTATTATCATTTAAGATCATTTTGAACGCCCCCACCCAAGGCACCTCTATCCATGCGACCGATCTTATCTGTTCGTATGATATCAGGCCGTTCACCCCGCTTACGCTGGCCGGCTGGTCGAATCCCGGGTTGTTGTCCCCCATAGTAATATATCCGCTGGCTGGTTTGACGCTCACAAGCGTGTTTAGATCCAAGGCAGCATATATCGTGTTGGTGTAACCCATATTCGTCAAAGAAAGCCACCCGGACAGTTTATTGTAATCATCACCGCTTGCGCAGGACCAGAGATCCGAGGGGTAGTCTTTCAGACTGGGGGCGCTCCAGGTGCCGTCGCCGTTATAATCGAGCCAGAGGATGGCCCTATGTATTATGGGATTGCCGGTATCCCGGCCGTAGATTATGACATCGCCGTAATTGCCGAACTTCTTGTATCCTGTTTTGTAACCGTCGACGAATGTCCGGATATCGACCTTATCTTTACTCTTAAGGATGACCACGTCCCCGGTGTCAATGATACCGATCTCCGACCCTATCCCGTGCTGCATGCTTCCGGATTCGATGACCGTCTGAAAAGGGCTGACGCCCGAGGCCGTGGAGACGCCGACGAAAGCGACGGCTACGATGATGACCGCGGCGATGACCACGATTACTGCATGCTTGACATCCTTGTCCACATCTGGAGTATGTGTCTTGATTATTATTATATATTGTCTGTCGGTCCTTCCATGACAGGATAAAGCGGTCCGCTGACATCATTCCAAAATTTGCCTAGTAAAAAAGTTTTGTGAGGAGGTCATCCGCCTCTTCGATCCGGATATCTATGCGGGTAATAGATAGTTCTTTCCCGAAAGTATGCAGATGATCTCCTCTTTGGGTTTATCCTCCGGTTGCGTATTTCACTATGATCGCTTCTAGTGAGCCATTTCCTGCAATACCTGTCCAATCGCCGCTGTCAAAGGACCCCGGACTTGAAAACCCCACAGCGACAATGCCGTCGGACACGGCAGTCACCGATAAAAATTCATCCCGACTGACACCGCCGAAGTTCTCCTTCCACACGACATCGCCGTTATCATCATATTTAACGATAATTGCATTATATATGCCTCCAATGCCCGCCCAGTCGCCATTGATTAATGTTTGTGAATACCCAACGGCGACAACGCCATCAGACACTGCCGTCACTTCGTAATAATAATCGGCACCGGACCCGCCGAAGTTCTTCGCCCAAACCACGTCGCCGTTGTTGTCATACTTCACGATGAATGCATCGTAACTACCCTTCCCCGCAACGTTCGTCCAATCTCCGTTACCGAAGGACCCTGGATACGAGGACCCTGTGGCGATAACGCCGTCGGATACCGTCGTCACTGAGTAATAATAGTCATTGTCCGACCCGCCGAAGCTCTTCGCCCACACCACGTCGCCGTTGTTGTCATACTTCACGATGATCGCATCAACGCCGCCTTTTCCCGCGACGCTGGTCCAATCGCCATTGCCGAAGGAACTGTTGTCTGAATACCCCACGGCGACAAATCCGCCGGATACCGCCGTTACAGATTCATAATAATCGTAGCCGGACCCGCCGAAGTTATTCTTCCATATCACATCGCCATTGTTGTCAAACTTCACGATGAACGCATCGTAGCCGCCCTTCCACGTGAGGCCGGTCCAATCTCCGTTGCCGAATCCGTAAGAATACCCCACGGCGACAAACCCGCCGGGAACCGTTATCACGGAATTACAGTAATCACTGTCCGATCCGCCGAAGTTCTTCGCCCAAACCACGTCGCCGTTGTTGTCATACTTCACGATGATTGCATCAGTGTGGCCTTTCCCCGCGACACCCGCCCAGTCGCCGCTGCCGAATGAACCAGGATCCGAATGCCCCACGGCGATAACGCCATCAGATACCGCAGTCACTGCATAATAGGAGTCATTTCCAGGCCCGCCGAAGTTATTCTTCCACACCACATCGCCGTTGTTGTCATACTTCACGATGATCGCATCGTAACTACCATTCCCCGTGGCATCTGCCCAGTCACCGCTGCCGAATGCGCTTGAACGCCCAACGGCGACGATGCCATCGGATACAGTAGTTACTGACTCATAATAGTCCATACCATGCCCGCCAAAGTTCCATTTGCCCTCGATGGGAATCGTAACAACGCCCGCCACGCTTATGGTGAAGTCCTTTGTGAAGTTTACTCCAAGCGCGGAGCCGTTTGCGATTGTCGCCGTCACGACAACTGTGCCTGATGCGGCTGCGGATAACACATTTCCGCTGATGGAGGCACCAGTCATTCCCGCATCCTTAACAGACCATACTATGGTCTGGTTCGTAGCGTTGGATGGAACAACTGTTCCCGCTAGGGTCAATGGTGTTCCGACCGTGGCTGTCGAAGGCACCCCGGTTATGTCCGTGACAGGAACCAGAATAGTTGCACTATACTTCACGACGATTGCATCCTGGACGCCATTTCCTGCAACACCTGCCCAATCGCCGTTGCCGAAGGACCCCGGACTTGAAAACCCAACAGCGACAACGCTGTCAGGCACCGCTGTCACAGAGAAATAATGGTCCTCTGAAGATCCGCCGAAGTTCTTCGCCCACACAACGTCGCCGTTGTTGTCATACTTCACGATGATCGCATCTTTGTCGCCTTTTCCCGTAACGCTGGCCAAGTCACCGCTACCGAATGATTCAGGTTGTGAATACCCCACGGCGACAATGCCGTCAGGCACTGCCGTCACAGATTCAAAGTAATCGATGCCAGATCCGCCGAAGTTCTTCGCCCAAACCACGTCGCCGTTGTTGTCATACTTCACGATGATCGCATCTTTGTCGCCTTTTCCCGTAACGCTGGCCAAGTCACCGCTACCGAATGAATCAGGATATGCTTGTCCCACGGCGACAAAGCCGCCAGGTACTGCCGTCACAGATTCAAAAGACTCTGCACTAGCTCCGCCGAAGTTCTTCTTCCACACAACGTCGCCGTTGTTGTCATACTTCACGACGATTGCATCATTGCTACCTTTTCCGGTCACACCTGACCAATCGCCGACGCCGAAGGACCCCTGACTTGAATACCCAACAGCAACAACGCCGCCAGGTACTGCCGTCACCGAGTAATACATGTTATTCTTCATGTCGCCGGAGTTCTTCGCCCACACAACGTCGCCGTTGTTGTCATACTTCACGATGATTCCGTCAACGTTGCCCTTGCTCGCGACGCCTGCCCAATCGCCGTTGCCGAACGAATTTCCACTCGAATATCCCACGGCGACAACGCCGTCAGACACCGCTACCACAGAGTAATAGCGATCATCATGAGATCCGCCGAAGTTCTTCGCCCACACCACGTCGCCGTTGTTGTCATACTTCACGACGATCGCGTCAACGTTGCCCTTGCCGGTCACGCCCGCCCAATCGCCGTTGCCGAATGAATTTCCACTTGAGTATCCCACGGCGACAAAGCCGTCGGATACCGCGGTCACAGATTCAAAGTAATCGGTGCCAGATCCGCCGAAGTTCTTCGCCCACACAACGTCGTCGTCGTTGTCATACTTCACGATGGTCGCGTCAATGTCACCCTTGCCGGTCACGCCCGCCCAATCGCCGTTGCCGAATGCATATGTGTGTCCCACAGCGACAAACCCATCAGATGCTGCTGTTACTGATTTATAAAAATCATAACTTGACCCGCCAAAATTTTGTGCGTTTATTTCGAGATCGTTACCATCTCCATCCGCTGAAAAAGCGATGGCAGGTATGGTAACAACCACTAATGCCAATAGCACTGTAAGTGCCAAAATACCCTTTTTGTTTTTCATTTTTAACCCCCTCCTTTAGGGTCACTTTAAATATGATTCTATATAGTATATATAGCGGCACGTTCCGCTCTCCGGACGCCTCCGCCAAGCGGGGGGGGGGCGAGAGAAAATGAAAAACGGAACCCTTCATCCGACCGGTGAAGCCCCTCGGAACAAGATCGCCGGGTTATAATTATAAAAAGGTAAAGCCATACTCCAAGGCATGGACAGGCCCTCCAATGATGAGTATTTCATGAGCATGGCCGAACTTGCCGCACAGAGGTCGACATGCGTAAGGAGGAGGGTCGGGGCGGTCATCGTGAAGGATAAGCATGTTCTTTCCACAGGATACAACGGATCGCCCAAGGGCACAAGGCACTGCGAGGACCTCGGGTGCATAAGGGAGCAGCTGAACATACCGTCTGGCACAAGGCATGAATTGTGCAGGGGGGTGCACGCCGAACAGAACGCCGTTGCGCAGGCGGCGTACTTCGGAGTAAGCGTTAAAGATGCCACCATTTACACAACAACGTTCCCATGTTCCATGTGCACAAAGATACTTATCAATTCCGGAATAGTCGAAGTAGTTTACAAGACTGGGTATGTGGATGATCTGTCAAAGGATCTTCTTTCCGAGACCAAGATAAAGGTCCGCTGTTTCCCGGAAACGGCCGGATGCTCCCCATTGGGGTAAAGCCTCCCCGATCGGACAATTACGCTTAAGTATAACCACTCAATACCAATGGACGACAAATGAGTCGGGGAGTGTAAATTG
This genomic interval from Candidatus Methanoplasma cognatum contains the following:
- a CDS encoding ORC1-type DNA replication protein yields the protein MGIFDDSKNKRNVLIKDRSILQTTYIPDQLPHRENEISNIVDIITPSLYKNRPSNIFLTGKTGTGKTAVLHYIGKELKKADPEEENCSFVYVNCEIVDNSYAILFNISNQIIKDQNNRIPFTGWSLDRVYDTIIQYVDERNKVLIIVLDEIDRVLQKSGDDIFYFLTTMNEVLKNSKISIIGVTNNTKFMELISPKIKSRLGEEKIVFSPYNAEQLQDILKGRAKLAFEPGVMEDGVIPYCAALSAQDSGDARKALDLLRVSAEIAERNGDISITEAHVKSARNRIEMDAVVEVIKTLPAQSKIVLRSIIENHERKDTAVITGDVYSVYKEICNILSFNTLKEKRVADLISELDMLGIIHARVKSFGRNGRTREIELNINKEIIEFIMKDELFEPLLKHKQIKQTKLL
- a CDS encoding S26 family signal peptidase, with amino-acid sequence MDKDVKHAVIVVIAAVIIVAVAFVGVSTASGVSPFQTVIESGSMQHGIGSEIGIIDTGDVVILKSKDKVDIRTFVDGYKTGYKKFGNYGDVIIYGRDTGNPIIHRAILWLDYNGDGTWSAPSLKDYPSDLWSCASGDDYNKLSGWLSLTNMGYTNTIYAALDLNTLVSVKPASGYITMGDNNPGFDQPASVSGVNGLISYEQIRSVAWIEVPWVGAFKMILNDNKDALERWVPNTIPNLTAASLLVLFLIIGISFLFDYRFFWKYRKEMNEELYAPAPLFPVEDEDDE
- a CDS encoding cytidine/deoxycytidylate deaminase family protein, with amino-acid sequence MDRPSNDEYFMSMAELAAQRSTCVRRRVGAVIVKDKHVLSTGYNGSPKGTRHCEDLGCIREQLNIPSGTRHELCRGVHAEQNAVAQAAYFGVSVKDATIYTTTFPCSMCTKILINSGIVEVVYKTGYVDDLSKDLLSETKIKVRCFPETAGCSPLG